One part of the Lentisphaera araneosa HTCC2155 genome encodes these proteins:
- a CDS encoding ribonuclease Z yields MQFHFLGTSAGSPTVERNVTALGFMPRGRKNWWLFDCGEGTQQRLLRSSLSLPKLNKIFITHMHGDHCYGLFGLLTSRGLMSGGEEAVHIFGPKGIKEMIKTVLKLSYVNLSAPLTFTEFDEAGDLFEDDEFIVSNVRLSHDVPSWGYVVKEKDRPGSFDSAKAIRDGIKPGPIYSKLKNAEMVTLEDGREVNGADYVGETQKGRVALIGGDNDRPQLFGDALKGAAVMIHEATHTEEAMAGLSFRSRHSTAKRVAEVAEENQVKNLVLTHFSPRFITKKRKGMKCVDEIEDEAKEFFHQDLHMARDYDVYELDRESKLKLIDSRYRKDHKSLNK; encoded by the coding sequence TTGCAATTTCATTTCTTGGGGACTTCTGCGGGAAGTCCAACAGTTGAGCGCAACGTTACCGCGCTAGGTTTTATGCCTAGGGGTCGGAAAAATTGGTGGCTCTTTGACTGTGGAGAAGGAACTCAGCAACGCCTTTTGCGTTCGAGCCTCTCATTGCCGAAACTCAATAAAATCTTTATTACTCATATGCATGGCGATCATTGTTATGGTCTTTTTGGTTTACTGACGAGTCGTGGTTTAATGAGTGGTGGTGAAGAAGCAGTACATATTTTTGGCCCCAAAGGCATCAAAGAAATGATCAAAACTGTGCTCAAATTATCTTATGTGAATTTATCGGCACCTTTGACTTTTACGGAGTTCGATGAAGCGGGTGATTTATTTGAGGACGATGAATTCATTGTATCAAATGTGCGACTCTCGCATGACGTTCCCTCTTGGGGTTATGTGGTGAAGGAAAAGGATCGTCCGGGTTCTTTTGATTCGGCTAAAGCAATCCGTGATGGCATTAAACCTGGCCCCATTTATTCCAAATTAAAGAATGCCGAAATGGTGACTTTAGAAGATGGTCGTGAAGTCAATGGTGCGGATTATGTCGGGGAAACACAAAAAGGACGTGTGGCCTTAATTGGAGGAGATAATGATCGTCCCCAATTATTTGGTGACGCACTCAAAGGTGCTGCAGTCATGATTCACGAAGCGACTCATACTGAAGAAGCGATGGCAGGCCTAAGTTTTCGTAGTCGTCATTCCACTGCCAAGCGTGTTGCGGAAGTCGCAGAAGAAAATCAAGTCAAAAATTTAGTCTTAACTCATTTTAGCCCACGCTTTATCACCAAGAAACGCAAAGGCATGAAATGCGTCGACGAAATAGAAGATGAAGCAAAAGAGTTTTTTCATCAAGACTTACATATGGCGCGTGATTACGATGTTTATGAATTGGATCGTGAATCGAAACTTAAACTCATTGATAGTCGCTACCGCAAGGATCACAAATCTTTAAATAAGTAA
- a CDS encoding MalY/PatB family protein — MSIFTNTRVQCMTNFDHLPNRHNTGSYKWDKYKNTDIIPLWVADMDFVSPPCISEAMIESAQFGVFGYSEATESCEQAFINYVSEHHNIKPKAQELFWLPGLVCALHAVCRAYTQPGDEVITFTPIYPPFLYAPGNSGAKTVEVPLDPETHRPNMAWLRNAINEQTKVLLLCNPHNPVGICFSKEELAEIATICLENNIVLCSDEVHCDLILDPESQHHSIATISPEIAQQSVTLMAPSKTWNIAGLGCSIAYIPNDSLRRKFIRECRGKIPETNIAGLVAGEAAYRDGESWRLEVIDYLRGNLDLIEKFVAESNGKIRMQRPSATYLAWLDFRESGLANPAKELEAAGVGLSDGKDFGLAGYMRLNFGCPRSLLEEALKRIKSCLT, encoded by the coding sequence ATGAGCATCTTTACAAACACCCGAGTTCAATGCATGACAAATTTTGACCACCTTCCCAATCGCCACAATACCGGATCCTATAAATGGGATAAATATAAAAATACTGACATCATTCCTCTTTGGGTCGCCGATATGGATTTCGTATCGCCCCCCTGTATCAGCGAGGCTATGATTGAATCCGCGCAGTTTGGCGTTTTTGGTTATTCCGAAGCTACCGAAAGCTGTGAACAAGCCTTCATCAATTACGTCAGCGAACACCATAATATAAAACCCAAAGCTCAAGAACTTTTCTGGCTCCCAGGACTCGTATGTGCTCTGCATGCCGTTTGTCGCGCCTACACGCAACCCGGCGACGAAGTCATCACTTTCACTCCGATTTATCCTCCCTTTCTCTATGCGCCTGGCAACTCAGGGGCCAAAACAGTCGAAGTCCCCCTCGACCCCGAAACTCATCGCCCCAACATGGCTTGGCTCCGCAATGCCATAAATGAGCAAACAAAAGTCCTCCTACTCTGCAATCCCCATAATCCCGTTGGGATTTGCTTTTCAAAAGAAGAACTTGCGGAGATCGCAACAATTTGCCTTGAGAATAATATCGTGCTTTGCTCTGATGAAGTGCATTGCGATCTCATTTTGGATCCCGAAAGTCAACATCATAGTATTGCGACAATTTCGCCGGAAATTGCTCAGCAGAGCGTGACCTTAATGGCGCCGAGCAAAACTTGGAATATCGCTGGCTTGGGTTGCTCGATTGCCTATATCCCCAACGATTCTTTACGTCGCAAGTTTATCCGTGAATGTCGAGGAAAAATCCCAGAGACCAATATTGCTGGGCTCGTTGCAGGTGAGGCCGCTTATCGCGATGGTGAATCATGGCGATTAGAAGTCATCGACTACCTTCGCGGCAACCTCGACCTTATCGAAAAATTTGTCGCTGAAAGCAATGGAAAAATTCGCATGCAACGCCCTTCTGCGACTTACCTCGCCTGGCTCGATTTTCGCGAAAGTGGTTTAGCGAATCCCGCAAAAGAACTCGAAGCCGCTGGTGTCGGACTCTCTGATGGCAAGGACTTTGGGCTTGCAGGCTACATGCGCTTAAATTTTGGCTGCCCAAGGAGCCTTTTGGAAGAAGCTTTGAAACGAATTAAGTCTTGCTTGACTTAA
- a CDS encoding trans-sulfuration enzyme family protein translates to MSDKKFETNAIRTQCERSPHREHSAPIYMTSSFTFDDAEQARALFADEIPGNIYTRFSNPNNNEFIEKLCQMENCEDGLATASGMAAMFVTLAGLCKSGDHILASRSLFGSTHQILTQILPRWGITHTYVDIMDSAENWEAAIQENTKMIFVETPSNPALDLIDLEWLGGLAKKHDVLFTVDNCFATPYLQRPADFGADIVTHSATKFIDGQGRTIAGAILGSKDVIQELRFFARHSGPSLSPMNAWILSKSLETLAVRMERHSSNALELAKFLENSDHTEFAKYPFLPSHPQYELAKKQMDFGGGIVTFEIKGGINRGRKFLNALKMCSFTANLGDTRTIATHPASTTHSKLSEEDRLAVGISPGLVRISVGLEHIDDIKADIQQAFEASL, encoded by the coding sequence ATGTCTGATAAAAAATTTGAAACCAATGCGATTCGCACACAATGTGAACGCTCACCTCATCGCGAACATAGCGCCCCGATCTACATGACTTCGAGCTTCACTTTTGATGATGCCGAACAAGCGCGCGCCCTCTTTGCGGATGAAATTCCAGGGAATATTTACACACGCTTTTCTAATCCCAATAATAATGAGTTTATCGAAAAGCTCTGCCAAATGGAAAATTGCGAAGATGGCTTAGCCACGGCTTCTGGCATGGCAGCTATGTTTGTTACACTCGCTGGACTTTGTAAATCTGGCGATCATATCCTCGCTTCGCGTTCACTTTTTGGATCAACTCACCAAATCCTCACACAGATTCTTCCTCGCTGGGGCATCACCCACACTTATGTGGACATCATGGATTCTGCTGAGAATTGGGAAGCTGCGATTCAAGAGAACACAAAAATGATCTTTGTGGAAACTCCTTCAAACCCCGCGCTTGATCTCATTGATCTCGAGTGGCTCGGTGGCTTAGCAAAGAAACACGACGTTCTTTTCACTGTAGATAACTGCTTTGCGACACCTTACCTGCAGCGTCCCGCTGATTTTGGCGCCGATATTGTTACGCACTCAGCAACAAAATTCATCGATGGCCAAGGTCGTACCATTGCGGGTGCTATCCTTGGGTCAAAAGACGTGATTCAAGAATTGCGTTTCTTTGCGCGCCATAGCGGACCTTCACTCTCTCCCATGAATGCTTGGATTCTCTCAAAGAGTCTCGAAACTCTTGCAGTTCGCATGGAGCGTCACAGTTCTAATGCTCTTGAGCTAGCTAAATTTTTAGAGAACAGTGATCACACTGAATTTGCCAAGTATCCTTTCTTACCGTCACATCCACAGTACGAACTAGCTAAAAAGCAGATGGATTTTGGTGGTGGCATTGTCACTTTTGAAATTAAAGGCGGCATTAATCGCGGACGTAAATTCCTCAATGCTCTCAAAATGTGCTCTTTCACCGCAAACCTCGGTGACACCCGTACTATCGCGACTCACCCTGCATCAACGACTCACTCCAAGCTCAGTGAAGAAGACCGTCTGGCGGTTGGTATTAGTCCTGGTTTAGTTCGTATCTCAGTTGGACTCGAGCATATCGATGACATCAAAGCCGATATTCAACAAGCTTTCGAGGCTTCACTCTAA
- a CDS encoding 50S ribosomal protein L11 methyltransferase — MTKPQEILYVVSLLTNSAVGEMLDEMLPIEELYPTSYFDKDDDIARMSLYYETEEERDEVQGRIEAALENWSSFIDTDEVDVIAQEVLREDWSETWKKFFHTVKVSDRIVIKPSWEDYEIQEADEVVLEIDPGMSFGTGNHGTTKACLQFIDEASALESGMSFLDAGCGSGILSLAADRLGCSPVEAFDYDPEAVDCTKRHFDDIDALDRIDVFQADLTTLDLGKQYDIIAANILAPVLLGASDKLMNHLKKGENSRLILAGILTEQYPEIKTHFELLGLKELRSAQIDEWTSGVFKF; from the coding sequence ATGACCAAGCCCCAAGAAATTTTATACGTAGTAAGTCTTTTAACCAACTCAGCTGTTGGCGAAATGTTAGACGAGATGTTGCCCATCGAAGAACTCTACCCCACATCGTATTTTGACAAGGATGATGACATTGCTCGCATGTCGCTCTATTACGAAACAGAAGAAGAGCGCGATGAAGTTCAAGGGCGTATAGAGGCAGCTTTAGAAAATTGGTCGAGCTTTATTGATACTGATGAAGTGGATGTGATTGCGCAAGAAGTTCTCCGCGAAGATTGGTCGGAAACCTGGAAGAAGTTTTTTCATACGGTAAAAGTTTCTGATCGCATTGTGATTAAGCCCTCTTGGGAAGACTACGAAATTCAAGAAGCCGATGAAGTGGTGCTAGAAATTGATCCGGGCATGAGTTTTGGCACGGGAAATCACGGAACCACAAAAGCTTGCTTACAATTCATTGACGAAGCTTCTGCGCTTGAGTCAGGAATGTCATTTTTAGATGCGGGCTGTGGTTCGGGTATTTTATCTTTGGCGGCGGACCGTTTGGGCTGTTCTCCTGTCGAAGCATTTGATTATGATCCCGAAGCCGTGGACTGCACCAAGCGTCACTTTGATGATATTGATGCCCTCGATCGCATCGATGTATTTCAGGCTGATTTAACGACTTTGGATTTGGGCAAGCAATACGATATTATTGCAGCGAATATCTTGGCACCCGTTTTATTAGGCGCGTCAGATAAATTGATGAATCACCTAAAAAAAGGCGAAAATTCACGTTTGATTTTAGCGGGTATCCTCACTGAGCAATACCCCGAGATCAAAACTCACTTTGAATTACTTGGGCTCAAAGAATTGCGCTCAGCGCAAATCGATGAATGGACTAGCGGAGTCTTCAAATTCTAA
- a CDS encoding N-acetylmuramoyl-L-alanine amidase: protein MKYIKHICLLGVICLFYACSNSYRQNPNVRKPYTPPTQKNTPATLPDAPDPTPSKPTQTTPNYFIHIVKKGETLTAIAKRYQTSVNSIAKTNRLKTSAIKVGQKLYINGSHNPNKTSRRKHSLPNQVRIVPRTSWCKMQMKSNVNPMGHIAKITVHHTTAPKNLAKMSDIQYLNIIEKSHQERGYASIGYHYVIGRDGTIYQGRPVKYQGAHVSGANSNNIGVSLIGDFNKKLPNSSQLKALETMLGYLRKKYQLPATKVYGHKHLGKSQCPGIQLEKWLIKYRKK from the coding sequence ATGAAATATATAAAACATATTTGTTTACTTGGAGTGATTTGCCTATTCTATGCCTGCTCAAACTCCTACCGTCAAAATCCCAATGTACGTAAGCCCTACACTCCCCCTACGCAGAAAAACACACCCGCAACTCTACCTGATGCGCCGGATCCCACTCCTTCTAAACCCACGCAAACGACCCCCAACTACTTTATACATATTGTGAAAAAGGGTGAAACCTTAACAGCTATTGCCAAGCGCTACCAAACAAGCGTTAATTCAATTGCCAAAACAAATAGGCTAAAGACTTCCGCTATCAAAGTCGGCCAAAAACTGTACATCAACGGCTCTCACAACCCCAACAAAACAAGTCGACGCAAGCACAGCCTACCCAATCAAGTTCGCATTGTCCCCAGAACTTCATGGTGTAAGATGCAAATGAAGAGCAACGTCAACCCCATGGGCCACATCGCAAAAATCACTGTACACCACACCACTGCACCAAAAAACTTAGCCAAAATGAGTGATATTCAATACCTCAATATTATTGAAAAATCTCACCAAGAACGTGGCTATGCCTCCATTGGCTATCACTATGTCATTGGTCGCGATGGAACGATTTATCAGGGTCGCCCCGTAAAATATCAAGGTGCCCATGTGAGTGGTGCTAACTCAAATAATATTGGCGTCTCCCTCATCGGTGACTTCAATAAAAAACTCCCTAACAGCTCCCAACTAAAAGCTTTAGAAACCATGTTAGGCTACCTTCGTAAGAAGTATCAACTCCCCGCGACAAAAGTCTACGGCCACAAACACCTCGGCAAATCACAATGCCCAGGCATTCAGCTAGAAAAATGGCTCATTAAGTACAGAAAGAAGTAG
- a CDS encoding arylsulfatase codes for MLNKFLVAMSFLASAYPISVAAESLKNSRPNIILVMTDDQGYGDLACHGHPFLKTPNLDKLYTQSTRFTDFHASPTCAPTRAALMSGNAPFKNGITHTILERERMTLKTTTVAEMLKDAGYTTGIFGKWHLGDDDEYQPDNRGFDEVFVHGAGGIGQNFPGTQGAVPGTSYFDPFIKHNGKIVKTKGYCTDVFFQQALGWMKEQNDKPFFAYIATNAPHGPFIVADNYKEMYAEHCKVDKQRAFFGMITNIDENMGLLMKKLDEWDIAKNTLVIYMTDNGSAVGSRIFNAGMKGGKGSTSEGGSRVPLFMRLPGKIDAGVDVDKMARHYDMVPTLVELAGGKYPSERDGRSLVSLIENPDAEWKDRNTFFHVGRWNKKGVEGRWGKGDTTPEGSKYKKFAVRNEKWRLVGKALYDIEADPGETKDVSAQHPEVAAEMLKAFDKWWDEVRPLFVNEDASLDTGKPFIELYEKQKASGGIPNWQEPVL; via the coding sequence ATGTTAAATAAGTTTCTAGTGGCCATGTCTTTTTTGGCCTCAGCTTATCCAATTTCGGTCGCGGCTGAAAGTTTAAAAAATTCTCGTCCAAATATTATTTTGGTAATGACCGATGACCAAGGTTATGGCGATCTCGCTTGTCATGGTCATCCTTTTCTGAAAACGCCTAATTTAGATAAACTCTATACTCAGAGTACTCGCTTTACAGATTTCCACGCAAGTCCCACATGTGCTCCGACTCGAGCTGCCTTGATGTCGGGCAATGCGCCTTTTAAGAATGGCATTACGCACACAATTTTAGAGCGTGAGCGCATGACTTTAAAAACAACGACAGTTGCTGAGATGCTTAAAGATGCGGGTTACACAACGGGTATTTTTGGTAAATGGCATTTGGGTGATGACGATGAATATCAGCCCGATAACCGTGGCTTTGATGAAGTTTTTGTTCACGGAGCTGGGGGCATTGGTCAAAATTTTCCAGGTACTCAAGGTGCCGTTCCCGGTACGAGTTATTTTGATCCCTTCATTAAACACAATGGAAAAATCGTAAAGACGAAAGGTTACTGTACAGACGTCTTTTTTCAGCAGGCTTTGGGATGGATGAAAGAGCAGAATGATAAGCCCTTTTTTGCGTACATCGCAACAAATGCTCCACATGGACCTTTCATTGTGGCAGACAATTATAAAGAAATGTATGCCGAGCACTGTAAAGTCGATAAGCAGCGTGCGTTCTTTGGCATGATTACCAATATCGATGAAAACATGGGCTTGCTTATGAAAAAGCTCGATGAATGGGATATCGCCAAAAATACTTTAGTCATTTATATGACGGATAATGGTAGTGCAGTGGGGTCGAGAATTTTTAACGCTGGCATGAAAGGCGGTAAGGGAAGTACTAGCGAAGGCGGTTCACGAGTTCCTTTGTTTATGCGTTTGCCGGGAAAAATTGATGCTGGAGTTGATGTGGATAAGATGGCTCGCCATTATGATATGGTTCCCACGCTTGTTGAATTGGCCGGAGGAAAGTACCCAAGTGAAAGAGATGGTCGTAGTTTAGTATCGCTCATTGAAAATCCAGATGCTGAATGGAAAGATCGCAATACATTTTTTCATGTAGGGCGTTGGAATAAAAAAGGTGTGGAAGGTCGTTGGGGTAAAGGCGATACTACTCCAGAGGGTTCTAAATATAAAAAATTTGCCGTGCGCAATGAAAAGTGGCGTTTAGTGGGCAAAGCTTTATATGATATAGAAGCTGACCCAGGTGAGACTAAAGATGTGAGTGCTCAACATCCCGAAGTTGCAGCGGAAATGTTGAAAGCATTCGATAAATGGTGGGATGAAGTTCGCCCACTATTTGTCAACGAAGATGCCTCTTTAGATACAGGTAAGCCTTTCATCGAACTCTACGAGAAACAAAAAGCCTCAGGCGGTATTCCTAATTGGCAGGAGCCAGTTTTATAG